In Erpetoichthys calabaricus chromosome 11, fErpCal1.3, whole genome shotgun sequence, the DNA window GACTAATAAGGATTCATACACGGTTTTGTGGAATAGTGGggcaacagtaataaaaatacagtttcaCCCAAAATTATATCTGAATGGCACAATTCAAGAAATTACCTAAATAAACATGCATTGCTTTGACAAGGTGTTAAATGTGGCACAGTGaggagcgctgctgcctcatagatctGGTGTCCTGGGTGCATGGCATCAAATGTACTTTTTTCACGTCCTTGCATATGCCCTGGTTGTGTCATATACCCTCCATGTattcaaaaaatattcattttagtttaactagTGATTCTAGCTTCTCACTTTGAGAAAGTCATTTTGTGTTCACATGAGGaatttttgattccttccttttTATATTGGAATAAGGTAAGGCCCCTTTCGCCATAATTAGATTAAAGGGTCTGTGAATCCTGAGTTGTCTTAAAAGTTAAATAATCAAACTGCAATATGTTACACTTTCCCGATCAACGAAAATCATCTCATACGAGCCAAATTGCCTTTGTTTAAAGATGTCATACCATGGGAAATGGAAACGTTTATCCATAACTTTTTCTAAGCAATAGCATAGCATTACACTATAGCCGGTCATTTCTTTTCAGAAGTGACATACAAGTATGAAGTTTTTACCCATTTCATTATGATTTatataaggcacatttcattACAACATTTTATAGAAAATTAGATTATTTTATATTGAAAGAAACTGAAAGCAAGTCAAAACATTATAAGGAACTGAAAATGTCAATTTGGTCCCTCGCAGTCAACAAAAATGAAACTGAGTACAAAACTAAACAAATCCACGCGGCATATCAAATACCACCTTATTAGTTACAGCTGATGTGAAGTATAACACAAAATTGCAGCTTTATAGCAGTTCCTCTATTAGTATTAACTGAATTAGTAtttcaaaagaaatgaaacacaattaATAAATGGGACACCATAATAACGCATTAACTATCACCAGGTTATTTACGTTAAATAATACTCACCATTTGTGCAACTTTAATTCCATTGTCTGAAATGAGCAGAGTATTTGAATTGCTCCCCACGTCCACCATGCCTTCTCTGTTCATTTCTGGTCCAATCAACACCAGTCGTTTTTCTGCAGTCTGATAATGATGGCTGTGAAAAAGTGATCCGCTAACTTCGGCGTAGTTTGTGTCATCGAAGTACTTGTTACTCATGAAACCATGATAAGTCTTGTGACATTGGAAAGCAATCAGGGCAATAATTGTGATGATAAACAAAGACGAAACTGAACCCAAAACGATAATCAAATAAAACGTCGTCTTATTTCCCGGCTCTTCTCGTGTCGTGGTGCTTTTAATTTCAGACAACGCATGCGCTTCAGTGTTTTCAGCTGTTGTCACGATTACTGTTACAGATGCTGAAAGTGAAATGCTCCCGCTGTCTTTAACGAGTACGACCATTTTATGAACAGTAACATCAGACTCGGCAATAGCACGAAGAGTTCTGATTTCTCCAGTATATCGCCCCACTCTGAAAAGTGACGAATCTGTGGCTTCTTccagagaaaaagaaagcaaagcgtTATATCCGACATCAGCATCGTAGGCTCTTATTCTTGTAACTAAATAACCCGTTTTGACATTTCGTGGAATCGTCTCCTCTGCCACTGCAGTCCCATTTGTTGGGAATGGAAACAAGACCAATGGTGGATTGTCGTTTTGgtccaaaataaatacatttacagttACGTTACTGCTTAGCGACGGCACTCCTGAGTCTTTAGCTACAACACTGAAGGTGAAGCTTTTCATTTGTTCGAAGTCAAAGCTTGTAAAAGTAGTCACTTGTCCATTGTTGGAATTTACACTAAGAAAAGGCACCACTTGCTTCTCCGCAGCTTCATTTTCCCACAAATAGTAAGTTATGAGAGCATTCTCATTTGTGTCCTCGTCAACTGCGCTTACTGTAAAGATGGAGGCTCCTGGTGTGTTATTTTCCTCAACAAAGAACACATAAGGATTTTGTAAAAAGTTCGGATTATTGTCATTCACATCCAAAACATTCACTAAAACAGTTTTATAAGACGACAGAGAAGGATGACCGAAGTCTTTGGCAATTATCGTTATGTTATATTCAGATGCAAATTCCCGATCCAGTCTCGAATTTGTTATCAAAGAGTAGATATTTTCTTGAATTGATGGCTTTATTTCAAAAGGCAGCTTTTCAGATATGGTGCATGCGATTTTAGAGTTAAATCCCGAATCCAGGTCCGTAATACTGATTACTCCGATTACTGAACCCGGTTTTACATCCTCGAGTACAGAACTCGATAAGGATGTTATGTCTATCTGGGGTGCGTTATCATTCATGTCTTTAATTTGAATCAAAACGGTGCAGAAAGAGCTTCTTGGCACATTTCCTCTGTCTGAGGCTTTTACATCAAATTCGTACAGATCTTTCTGTTCAAAATCAATCACGCCATTAACAGTTATTTCTCCATTGTATATATCTAAATGAAATaattcagatattttattttgtacagaCTCCCCAAACGAGTATATGATGTTTCCATTACTGCCATCATCGCGATCTGAAGCATTCACCTTCACTACAAGGGTTCCTAAAGGAGAATTTTCCTCCAGTGTTACAGAGTACATCTGTTCAACAAAAACTGGAGCATTATCGTTACTATCTGCTACCATCACAGTGATATTCATGTTGCCAGATCTCGGAGGATTGCCCCCGTCTACGGCTGACAGCACAAAATCATACTTTGATTTAAGTTCTCTGTCAAGGCCTTTGTGTAACACTAATACGGGGATTTTGCTCTTTCTGCTGCGTTCTTCAACCTCAAGAGTAAAATGATCGTTCTGACTCAGCTGGTAATATTTTACTGAATTTACACCAAAATCAGAATCATCGGCCCCCTGTAACGGGAAACGCGATCCGACTGGACTGGATTCTATTATTTCCAGAATTTTATTCTTGACATGAAATACAGGAGAATTATCATTTACGTCTAAAATTTCAATTGCTGCCTGATGAACTTCTATCGGATTTTCTATAATAATCTTAATGTTCATAAAGCACGGCTTATCCCGGTCACACAGCGCTTCTCTATCAATGACTTCATTCACAAACAGGACGCCGGTCCCCGGGTTTACCTGCAGCAGCTGTTGTTTCGATCCAGAAATGACACGAAACCCTCGGCCTTGAAGACTTTTAACGTCGAGTCCCAAATCCTTAACAATGTTCCCAATAATCGTCCCAGGCGTCGACTCCTCTGGAACAGAATAACTGAGATGTGCCAACGCGTTTCCCCAACAGCATATAACAAAAAAGAGAAGTGAGAGAATACGCTTATACGTATCCAGTTCTTTCATTGTTATCTTATtatgtaaagccttaaatgaagGAGTTAGTCGTATagattaaattagtttttattcCGAGATTTTCATTGTAATATATATGCAGAACGTATAGAATAATCCTTTTTTTTCGGAGGAGATTTATCAAAGAAAATTATCCCATTTTGTGTTAGTcctggagaagaagaagaaaaatatgggCAGGGCCTCATAGGATTGACTTTACTGAAACAGCAGCGCTGAAAGGTTGGATGGCAGTGACACCAAGTGTTTGTTTGGGAAAATTGCGGCATTTCACAAATAAATTGCTTGATTAATAGCTAGACTGCAGCTTGTGGTTATATTTACTTTGataatgtataattttatttttcactgtacaaacctttgtgttatatacagtatatagctggttctgcttttaattttgtgtaattgggattttttttttttataaaattaatacatttatatattcaaTAACTGCATCTCACAGATTATGGACTGTTTCAAGAAAGTTTATATTAACCATTCTGTTGCGACATTTTAATGGAAACAAATATTACGCAATaattaaatattcacattttttcaaagttttttgtaCAATAAATCTTGCCTGAGCCACATTCTATCAGAAAACAGTACTGAAGAGTATTACATTGCATAATTGATAATCTGTATtccagctttctttctttctttctctttctttctttctttctttctttccatattTTAATTGATTAAACCCCACACAATACAAGCAACTAGCAGAGCAAAGATATACTTGCTAATTAAAGAACATGCAGTGTTTTTACAAAAATGAGTATGGATGAAGCATTGAGACAAATTTCTAGTGACCGTGTTACCTGCGGCAATACAGTTCCATTCAATTGTAAAGCATTAGGAAATGTGTACTTAAGTGATCACTTAAACTGGGAGAAGTATGTGATGAAAATCATAAAGTCCTCATACATAGCAACCAAATTAATCCTAGAAATTGTATTGCAAAATCTTTCTGTAGAACACAAGaacataaaaacattgaaaaatgggAGGAAGCCAATTCAGTCCAttgagcttgtttgtttagcagatagctaagctgtcccaatattttaTCTAGGCACTTCTTAAAGGGTGTCTGGGTTGCTGCTTCAGCAACATGCCTCAGTAGTTTGGCCCAGATTCCCAGAACCCTTTCTGTAAATCAGTGCTTTCTGATGTGTGTAATAAGTGTACTTTCCCTCAGTTGCCACTGGTGTCCTTCATTATTAGATGATGTCACATAAAGAAAGATGCATTCACAAATACATTTGATGGCTGCATACTATATATGAAAGCAGCATTTGAAGTGACTGCAAGTATTGGTTTAGTACTGAGGTTTACCAGTTCACTCGTAGGGTCCTTCTGGAGaaggaaggtttttttttttttcctaaccaATTTGACTCTCAGTAATTTACATTTTACCTTTGATTGCTCCCATTGGTTCAAGTCccttgtcctccctgtgtggtctattcatgttctccctgtgtccatgtgggtttcctcatggtgctcaggtttcctcacagagtccaaaaacatgcaagttaagtGCATTGGCAATGCAATGTTGGTCCTAGTGTGTTTGCataaatgtgtgtctgtgtgttcgccctgcaatGGCCTGGCGCTTTGTCCAGGGATTATTTTTACATTGCACTCTGTTCTTACTGGGATAGGCCCCAGCattcccatgaccctgctcaggttaaactgggtttagaaaatgaatgggtggattattctcattgtttaattaaatgGCCCAGTTTTCTTCTCTTATATTACTTTCAAAACAATGCCGTAgagatttatatttataagaaCCTATAAATGCTCAacttaataaattataaatactcaactctcattttatttttagttcactTTTTCCTCCTGTGTCATTTGCTTCATTGTGTATCCAGATATGAACAATTAATGATAAGCACGGCAGACACACATACAAGTGGCACTGAATTATGAAAAGCAGCAGCTACTGTACTTCAGTGATTGCCACTTGTGCTTATTTTAGCAAATAATAGCTTAAAAAACCTGAATGTTAGCAAAGAACAACATTTTAAACAGCAAGATAAGAAGATGGAATTCATCCTTTCCTGAAACACATTAGTGTTTGCTTCATCCAGGAATCAATTGGACCTCATCAGTTTGTAATATTTGGAGTAACATAAGTGAACAACGAAACTGGGAAGTTACAGTTTGCTTAGTTAGTGGAGGAATCCAATTAAACAAAGAAATTgggtggaatgaaaacctgtagcttaGGGAGCTAGGGGGCTGGGGAGGCAGAACTTGACAGAAGTTTGAAGAAAAAGATCCTGCCAACGAAGGTTAATAGACTTCATTGAATAGCCAAGTGCAGTAGCAGAGAAATGCAAATCATGGTAAAGTTTACAAGAACATTCAAAAAGACTTTGACCAGCTTCTGCAGAGTGTGAAGGagcttttgaatgattttttaatcTCATTTAAAGACGGAGTTAAGTAATCAgaaatgtacaggtgctggtcataaaattagaatatcatgacaaagttgatttatttcagtaattccattcaaaaagtgaaacttgtatattagattcattcattacacacagactgatgtatttcaaatgtttatttcttttaatgttgatgattataactgacaactaatgaaagtcccaaattcagtatctcggaaaattagaatatcaattaacaccaatgcaaaaaaggatttttagaaatgttggccaactgaaaggtatgaacatgaaaagtatgagcatgtatagcactcaatatttagttggggctcctttggcctggattactgcagcaatgcggcgtggcatggagtcgatcagtctgtgggactgctcaggtgttatgagagcccatgttgctctgatagtggccttcagctcttctgaattgttgggtctggcgtattgcatcttcctcttcacaataccccatagattttctatggggttaaggtcaggcgagtttgctggccaatcaagaacagggataccatggtccttaaaccaggtactggtagctttggcactgtgtgcaggtgccaggtcctgttggaaaatgaaatctgcatctccatacagttcgtcagcagcaggaagcatgaagtgctctaaaactttctggtagacggctgcgttgaccttggacctcataaaacacaatggaccaacaccagcagatgacatggcacctcaaaccatcactgactgtggaaactttacactggacctcacgcaacttggattctgtgcctctcctctcttcctccagactctgggaccttgatttccaaaggaaatgcaaaatttactttcatcagaaagcagcagtccagtcctttttgtctttagcgcaggtgagacgcttctgacgctgtctcttgttcaagagtggcttgacacaaggaatgcgacagctgaaacccatgtcttgcatacgtctgtgcgtggtggttcttgaagcactgactccagctgcagtccactctttgtgaatctcccccacatttttgaatgggttttgtttcacaatcctctccagggtgcggttatccctattgcttgtacacttttttctaccacatcttgtccttcccttcgcctctctattaactagggggctccgccccctgctcgcttcgctcgccaacccctggcgttggggcatgacaaagagtgagatgtatgaattagatatagaatagtgtgcaggtttggatgatgcctatagaaataacaaatagagtatttggcatagagtaatgttttattggaatatttctttgtatacaacattagtagtaaagatggtgtcttgtccttgaatgagtcttccttggcatggattatttataactttaactttaacgtcagatgaacgtcgaacacgtgagaaggcaacataaagttgtccatgtccaaaaacgggttcagagaggtggatgccaaccttgtccatggtttgtccttgtgatttgttgatggtcatggcaaatgcaggtttaatggggaactgtcggcgtttcaatgtaaaaggtaattctaggtcagaactcgtaaggtcaattctaggaatgagaacagtattgttagcatgtgatcctgtaagaagtgttgcttgaataacattgtgtgtcatggtgttgacgactaaccgtgtgccattgcataaaccctgtttagtgttaaggtttcttaatagcatgattattgttccatttttaagggtaaggttgtgttgtggtattccggccgggttaatagtcttcaaatattctaaggggaaattcagatttaattgattcgcctccgctttgcgaaaagtccgtttcagtctatgtcgtgcattgtttgtatcgagccttgtccgtttttgtatgtcggtcagttgagctttctgcttttggagtcttgcttgcttgttttctggcagctcatatgcgcgttgtacacgtctgcgttcatttattctgtctcttcgctctcttttttgtatgtctgagacgcgagctctttcggtttgaaatcgtgcttgtttcgatgcagcactttgagacgcgtgctgtatgcgtctacgttcattgtgtctgtccatttgggcacgtctctgtaacggggttacttgagctttgcgtttcttgatccgagacattttttctcccggagtttccgaaacgcgatgtatgcgccgccgtgtattttgttgtttcattcgtgttcgtgtgtttggtcccgttatccgatccgaatcgttttgtacccgtgaccgtgtattcatgacttgtttgttcctcagcatgcgaaatatggataagtaataaggaggatcgcactcactgttaatatgtagccttttctgcagttgaacggttaatagtgttttattgtaaggagatccacctatgctgacacctatgctgcctagtgtgaaggtgttgagatgacgtatgtttaatatggacgtttcctttagaaatgtggctttgggtgtcacttcttattgatgtgggggtggggggggtgggtgaggattgttgttgcgcgagcgtcttttttctttttgtgtttcaggggcttgttgaatccccctctttgtgtgtgtcccgtccgttgcttgtagggtgtgtggggtggttttgtgttctttttttttctgtcccaggggcttgttgaatccccctcttggtgtgtgtcccgtccggtgcctgtggggatGGGGGCTTGCTGTTGTgcacgagcgtcttctttttttttgtgtgctagtttcgtgtgcaatgggtttcgtgcggcgcctgcgtttgactacttttttctgtgccttttccttttttctgtgctcgcggcgcctcatttctttgactccttttttctgtgctcactccttttttctgtggtcttgtccacctctcgcggcccctcatccgcctctcgcggcccctcatttcttggggcgcctgcgcagtacgtctttttgcggctacggcccatggccggatgtccctatgtccatctggtttagcattctcggttagtaatatggatgtgcttggacacagagctctgtgaacaaccagcctctttagcaatgaccttttgtgtcttgccctccttgtgcaaggtgtcaatggtcgttttttggacaactgtcaagtcagcagtcttctccatgattgtgtagcctacagaactcgactgagagaccatttaaaggcttttgcaggtgttttgagttaattagctgattagaatgtgtcaccaggtgtcttcaatattgaaccttttcacaatattctaattttccgagatactgaatttgggactttcattagttgtcagttataatcatcaacattaaaagaaataaacatttgaaatacatcagtctgtgtgtaatgaatgaatctaatatacaagtttcactttttgaatggaattactgaaataaatcaactttgtcatgatattctaattttatgaccagcacctgtacatggtGAAACAACTACGATTTAAACATTCTACAAAGAAAGTGAAGAAACGTAACTATGCTTGATATATGGCTGACAGATACTTGCAACGAGAGTaaatagaaaacataaaatgcaggTAACTGCATAAAGACTGTATTATAATATCAAAATAATAGTAGTATTTGTAGTAATAGGGTAGTATTGTCATGAATAGAGAAAATCTTGAAATTCTGAAGTATGTATCTGATCAACATGCAAAGTGTGGCCACTGAACAATCTCTAAagatttttcttaatttgttctcATAGAAGATTTTATGTGATGAGAGCAGAGAAACAACAACAGACCGTACATCAGGTAAGATTGTTCATGAATTCTATTAATTAATATGTTGTCAAAACTGTCATCATTAAATGGCATTCAAGCCATAAACACATATAAATACCTTAAAAATTGGATAatacaattcaattaaaaaataatgttaattctaCAAAGTTGATTTTTCTCAAGAAATTGAAATTCCTTTGGGCCAGGTGGAAAAACTAATAAAAGCAAACACTCTCATGTGTGTAGGACAGTTACAGTAAAGCAAGATGTAATTCATTATTAGTGTGGTGCATCTAAATGTGTCACACTTAGTATTaagacaaatacagtaaataagataaTATGTAAGAAAGAGCAAAATGGAGTGTATTACACAAGTCTACTATGTAGACTTTATCAAATTAGGCacagttatatactgtattaacattTGTTAAAACATTCTGAAGTATAAAATTGCATTGCTGTCTTCAGTTTTCATCACTGCTTAAAACTCTTCACAACAGAATGGTCTGTGAGTGAGCAAGCCTGGGATGGACTTTCTTGTTATGTCACTAGACATTTCACTTTACGTCGGTAACAATTGTATACTCTGTTTGGACAACTCTCACCAACAGCAAACATAACTGCAAGAAAGTCCTTAAACACGGGTCCTGTCTGAGTCAGCAGCTATTGTTTTGACAAGAAAGGCAAACCTCTCCACACAGGTTATCTTTCCAATTTTATGCCCAGCTAGAAGGTAACAGCTCAAAGCACTACAgtcttatgaaaaaaaaatgtgccttaaatgtgtgaaataaacaggcaaaacaaaacagaaagcaaagaaaaacagagTAGAAGGAAATGCATGACATGGCAGCTATCCTCACTACAGTTCCTGAACAATCACATAATATAGTAGATATCACCATACCAAAGGATAAAAACATTTCCTGTACAATTGAAGTCAACTGCTCAAATATAGAAACCTTCAATTTTAAGCTCAAAGGTGTGgcatttttaaattcaaatgatCCATAATGGAACTTTTTGCAAGTCTTCAAGAAAGTTTTTGAAAGTTTTTCCTTGCAATTAATgtgaaacttttgtaaaatatatgcAATAATCAGAGTACGTATACTAGAAAACACATATCAAATATTCTCTAAACCCTAGAAGTAGAATTAGTACCCCAATTAATGAAATAAGCAGGAAGACAACATCTGAAGCAAGATGTGAGAATAGGCAATAATAATTTCAAGTTACAAAGAgatgcaaaatgtattaaaattgtttaacAAAGAGGATACAGAACACATTACTGCCATTGACACTTGTGATTATATCTAGTTTGACCAACACAATTTCACATCtgttataaaaatttaaaaaaataaaaaaagaaatacaaagcgaaaatagtaaaaaaattccatccatccttccattatcctacccactatatcctaactacagggtcatgggggtctactggagccaatctcagccaacacagggtgcaaggcaggaagaaattagtgaaaaattaaataagtaaataagctAAAAATTTGAAGATGAAATTTATTTCAATCAGTTTGAAAGCACATCATTCTggaattgaaaaagaaataagGTTGAGAAAGtatctgtgtgcagagggtacagacctataaatacctgggagtgcagctggatgataaattggactggactgccaatactgattctctgtgcaagagaggacagagccgactatacttccttagaaagctggcgtccttcaacatctgcaataagatgctgcagatgttctatcagacggttgtggcgagcaccatcttctacacggtggtgtgctggggaggcagcataaagaagagggccgcctcacacctggacaaactggtgaggaaggcaggctctattgtaggcatggagctggacagtttgacatctgtggcagagcgtcaggcgctcagcagactcctatcaattatggagaatccactgcatccattgaacagtatcatctccagacagaggagcagcttcagcgacagactgctatcatcatcctgctccactgacagactgagatcattcctccccaaaCTATGCACTTGTTCAATTCCAACCGGGGGgttcattattcaaagttattgtctgtttctacctgcatttttattactctttaatttaatattgttttttgtatcagtatgctgctgctggagtatgtgaatttcccgttgggattaataaaatatctatctatctatctatctatctatctatctatctatctatctatctatctatctatctatctatctatctatctatctatcacaccacTGATGCTACAAATGTGTCCCAGATAATTAATTACCTGACTGGTAGACCACAGTTTATGTGGATTAGGGACTGCATATTGGACACAGTTATGAGTGGCACTTGGGCTCCATATTGAATTGTACTGGCTGTCTCatatttactctgtacacctcagatttGAGATACAATACTGAGTAGTGTAATCTGCATAAATTTTACGATGATCCAGCCATAGTTGAATGTACCAGTGCTTGGCCAGAAGATGAGTACACAGCACTAGTGAAGAACTCCTACATGTTTTTTACCGATCTGCAGTGCCAAGTTAAATAATCTATATGGCAGTATGCATGGGAAAGGGCACTAATAAAGGTGATGTTAACATACTAAAAAGACTTACTAAAAAGGCAGTTTCAGTCTTAAGAGTCCAGCTGGACTCACCTGAGGTATTGGTAGAACAGCAGTCACTGAACTACTTGATATAATGCTGAACAATGACTCTCTCGTCCTATATGAAGATTTGACTAAACACAGGTGCACCTCCAGTAAGACAAATGCAGTGCTTCAAATTTTTACAGAAGAAGAAACTCAGCACTAAATAGATCAGGATTGTACCCATTACATATGGATGGAAGGTTCTGGCGCCTGCCACAAAGTTCATCATCAATGACAAAGGTGACAGGTTTTCACCCGTGATTAATTGGAAGAAATTTAAACTTGGTATCACATAGCCATGTAGGATGGCATTTCACTCAAATTACATAACTGCAACATTCACAACATTTCagtccaaattaaaataaataaataaataaatacaagtttaTCTAAATTAGAATGGCTAGGTCTGACCCTGAGAGCAGGAGCAAACACTCAAATAGCTATTAGGTCAACAAAGAGatagaaacacacaaacacacaagtacAGGGACAATTAGCAGACACCAAAATAAACTCATGCATCTCTTGaggatataataaataataataataataataataataaacacttattaaaaaaagcaaaggggAAGAATAAAGATATGAAGCACGTTTAAACTAAGGCAGCTATGATTAGTGGATAAATTAGGATTCATACATGGTTGTGTGTAATTGTGGggtaacagtaataaaaataccaTTTCACCCAAAATCATATTTGCATGGCACAATTCAAAGGAACTAGCTAAATAAACCTGCATTGCTTTGACAAGGTGTTAAATAAATGTGGCATAGTGAGgagcactgctgtctcatagaTCTGGTGTCTGGGTGCATGGAATTAAATatagtttttcacatctttgcataTACCTTGGTTGTGTCATTTACCTCCATGTATCCAAAAATGAGCATTTTAGTTTAACTAGTGATTCTAGCTTGTGACTTTGAGATTGTCATTTTGTGTTCACATGATACTGTGAATTTGTGGTTCCACCTTTTATTTGTTGGGATAAGGTCTGGCCCCT includes these proteins:
- the LOC114660357 gene encoding protocadherin alpha-13-like isoform X41 is translated as MNIKIIIENPIEVHQAAIEILDVNDNSPVFHVKNKILEIIESSPVGSRFPLQGADDSDFGVNSVKYYQLSQNDHFTLEVEERSRKSKIPVLVLHKGLDRELKSKYDFVLSAVDGGNPPRSGNMNITVMVADSNDNAPVFVEQMYSVTLEENSPLGTLVVKVNASDRDDGSNGNIIYSFGESVQNKISELFHLDIYNGEITVNGVIDFEQKDLYEFDVKASDRGNVPRSSFCTVLIQIKDMNDNAPQIDITSLSSSVLEDVKPGSVIGVISITDLDSGFNSKIACTISEKLPFEIKPSIQENIYSLITNSRLDREFASEYNITIIAKDFGHPSLSSYKTVLVNVLDVNDNNPNFLQNPYVFFVEENNTPGASIFTVSAVDEDTNENALITYYLWENEAAEKQVVPFLSVNSNNGQVTTFTSFDFEQMKSFTFSVVAKDSGVPSLSSNVTVNVFILDQNDNPPLVLFPFPTNGTAVAEETIPRNVKTGYLVTRIRAYDADVGYNALLSFSLEEATDSSLFRVGRYTGEIRTLRAIAESDVTVHKMVVLVKDSGSISLSASVTVIVTTAENTEAHALSEIKSTTTREEPGNKTTFYLIIVLGSVSSLFIITIIALIAFQCHKTYHGFMSNKYFDDTNYAEVSGSLFHSHHYQTAEKRLVLIGPEMNREGMVDVGSNSNTLLISDNGIKVAQMTGDKQLVFIGPGMNRDSMVEVGSNTNTLLVSDSGIKIAQVPKQPNTDWRYSASLRAGMQSSVHMEESAVLQGPSGVHIQNWPTVSSATPEPEAGEVSPPVGAGINSNSWTFKYGPPAGNPQQLKPGEVPENFIIPGSPAIISIRQGPPGAADDKSDFITFGKKEETKKKKKKKKGKADKKEKSNDGGDH
- the LOC114660357 gene encoding protocadherin alpha-8-like isoform X42, yielding MNIKIIIENPIEVHQAAIEILDVNDNSPVFHVKNKILEIIESSPVGSRFPLQGADDSDFGVNSVKYYQLSQNDHFTLEVEERSRKSKIPVLVLHKGLDRELKSKYDFVLSAVDGGNPPRSGNMNITVMVADSNDNAPVFVEQMYSVTLEENSPLGTLVVKVNASDRDDGSNGNIIYSFGESVQNKISELFHLDIYNGEITVNGVIDFEQKDLYEFDVKASDRGNVPRSSFCTVLIQIKDMNDNAPQIDITSLSSSVLEDVKPGSVIGVISITDLDSGFNSKIACTISEKLPFEIKPSIQENIYSLITNSRLDREFASEYNITIIAKDFGHPSLSSYKTVLVNVLDVNDNNPNFLQNPYVFFVEENNTPGASIFTVSAVDEDTNENALITYYLWENEAAEKQVVPFLSVNSNNGQVTTFTSFDFEQMKSFTFSVVAKDSGVPSLSSNVTVNVFILDQNDNPPLVLFPFPTNGTAVAEETIPRNVKTGYLVTRIRAYDADVGYNALLSFSLEEATDSSLFRVGRYTGEIRTLRAIAESDVTVHKMVVLVKDSGSISLSASVTVIVTTAENTEAHALSEIKSTTTREEPGNKTTFYLIIVLGSVSSLFIITIIALIAFQCHKTYHGFMSNKYFDDTNYAEVSGSLFHSHHYQTAEKRLVLIGPEMNREGMVDVGSNSNTLLISDNGIKVAQMPKQPNTDWRYSASLRAGMQSSVHMEESAVLQGPSGVHIQNWPTVSSATPEPEAGEVSPPVGAGINSNSWTFKYGPPAGNPQQLKPGEVPENFIIPGSPAIISIRQGPPGAADDKSDFITFGKKEETKKKKKKKKGKADKKEKSNDGGDH